Genomic window (Aminivibrio pyruvatiphilus):
CCCTCCCATGCGGACGAAGCCATACTTCGCTCCCTTTCCCTGTTCCCGGGAAAACGCCCGCAGAGCATGAGGGAATTCAAAGAACTGCTTACAGGCATTCCTGACGACAGTGTGCCTTTTAGCTCTTCTCCAAATGCCATTTCCTCCCGTCTGCCGGCGGAAAGCCCGGGACCGGCTGCTCCGTTGTCTTCCAGGAAAAAAAATCCCTTGAAAATTTTGCTGTTGCTCCTTCCCGTTTTTGCGGGGCTTTTCTTTTTCCTGACGAGAAATTCCGCTGAAACGGTCCAGCCGGCTGGGCGGGGAAACACCGTCTCCTCGTCGCCTATTGCGAGTGAAAAGGAACCGAATGGAAAAGCCGAAGTCAAGGAAACTCCAGGTTTACCGGCAAAAAGTGATGAAATTTCT
Coding sequences:
- a CDS encoding ABC transporter substrate-binding protein, whose product is MREFKELLTGIPDDSVPFSSSPNAISSRLPAESPGPAAPLSSRKKNPLKILLLLLPVFAGLFFFLTRNSAETVQPAGRGNTVSSSPIASEKEPNGKAEVKETPGLPAKSDEISTGEGKQPSQKNPVIEKLPVKIGYLAALTGDWAAYGQTEEKTARLAVEQINAKGGVLGRP